In one window of Deltaproteobacteria bacterium DNA:
- a CDS encoding universal stress protein — MTMRKIIVPLDGSKLAEQALPYVRLLAEATGATVELLCVTDSADQAPLARAADYCKDAEARSFPAGAKVDRVTLPGTPAEVIVDRAESDTESLIAMTTHGASGLRRWLLGSVALKVVQAATAPVLLVRADGAPDKVAIRSIIVALDGSELAESVIEPAVELAKHLNGELLLTVPLWEG; from the coding sequence ATGACGATGAGAAAAATTATCGTGCCGTTGGATGGATCGAAGCTTGCCGAACAGGCGCTCCCCTACGTTCGGTTGTTGGCGGAAGCGACCGGTGCCACGGTGGAATTGCTGTGTGTCACCGACAGCGCTGACCAGGCGCCGCTGGCGCGCGCGGCGGATTATTGCAAAGACGCGGAGGCGCGCAGCTTCCCGGCGGGCGCTAAGGTCGATCGCGTTACCCTCCCTGGCACTCCTGCCGAGGTCATCGTCGATCGAGCCGAGAGTGACACGGAGAGCCTGATTGCGATGACAACCCACGGTGCCTCCGGCTTGCGCCGTTGGCTGCTCGGCAGTGTGGCGCTCAAAGTGGTTCAGGCGGCCACAGCTCCCGTGCTCTTGGTGCGTGCCGACGGCGCCCCGGACAAAGTGGCGATTCGCTCGATCATCGTTGCCCTCGACGGCTCCGAGCTGGCGGAATCTGTGATTGAGCCAGCGGTGGAACTAGCCAAACATCTAAACGGCGAGCTGCTTCTCACTGTCCCACTCTGGGAGGGTTGA
- a CDS encoding ABC transporter substrate-binding protein: protein MFEISKEDSLHVRRKLLLALAISLGVGLACVPARAQSFKVGMTSKTLFYLPFYVAQKRGFYNQENVKVELVMIGRTDIHLQALLSGEIHLGTLNADSVIALAEKGAILKVIAGVDNAAPYFLIGAKNIKRVDELKGQRLGVASLRGGATSILLEYLKTKGLHFPKDFFLTIISGGTVARLTALESGSIAGAVLGFPYSDIAADNGFTRLGDTMEVISTYQFNGLTVNPAWAEKNRAQVVRFLKAHIRSLRWIHEHPDQAADLFTAEMGIKPPYARRGVDYFTKNKVFPIDGAPTIEGLKANIDIQFKDGVLKEPLPSPERYVDQSFVRQAQKELGL, encoded by the coding sequence ATGTTCGAGATCAGCAAGGAGGACTCTTTGCACGTGAGACGCAAGCTTTTGTTGGCTTTGGCGATTTCTTTGGGAGTCGGTTTGGCGTGCGTGCCGGCCCGCGCGCAAAGTTTCAAAGTCGGCATGACTTCGAAGACGCTTTTCTATTTGCCTTTCTACGTTGCCCAGAAGCGGGGTTTTTATAACCAGGAGAACGTCAAGGTCGAGCTGGTTATGATCGGCCGGACGGATATTCATTTGCAGGCTTTGCTCAGCGGCGAGATTCATTTAGGCACGCTGAACGCCGACAGCGTCATTGCACTGGCCGAGAAGGGCGCGATTCTTAAAGTCATTGCCGGTGTCGACAACGCGGCGCCGTATTTCTTGATCGGCGCTAAGAATATCAAACGCGTCGACGAGCTGAAGGGCCAGCGGCTGGGTGTCGCGAGTTTGCGCGGTGGGGCGACTTCGATTTTGCTCGAGTATCTCAAGACCAAGGGGCTTCACTTCCCGAAGGATTTTTTCTTGACGATTATTTCCGGCGGCACGGTGGCGCGGTTGACGGCGCTGGAGAGCGGCAGCATCGCCGGTGCGGTGCTGGGTTTTCCCTATTCGGATATTGCCGCCGATAACGGATTCACACGACTGGGCGATACCATGGAGGTGATCTCGACGTACCAATTCAACGGCCTCACGGTGAATCCGGCATGGGCCGAGAAAAACCGCGCCCAAGTCGTGCGCTTTTTGAAAGCGCATATCCGCTCGCTGCGCTGGATCCACGAGCATCCCGACCAAGCGGCCGATCTGTTCACGGCCGAGATGGGCATCAAGCCGCCCTATGCCCGGCGCGGCGTCGACTACTTTACCAAGAATAAAGTTTTTCCCATTGATGGCGCGCCGACGATCGAAGGCTTGAAAGCCAACATCGACATCCAATTCAAAGACGGTGTGCTTAAAGAGCCGCTGCCATCCCCCGAGCGTTACGTCGACCAGAGCTTTGTGCGCCAGGCGCAAAAAGAGTTGGGGTTGTAG